From the Bradyrhizobium ontarionense genome, the window TGTACCGCGCCTTCCAGTACGGCGCGCCGCCGCACGGCGGCATGGCCGCCGGCGTCGACCGCATCGTGATGCTGCTCTGCGGCACCACGAACCTGCGCGAGATCTCGCTGTTCCCGATGAACCAGCAGGCCATGGACCTGCTGATGGGCGCACCGTCGGAAGCAAGCACGAAGCAGCTGCGCGAGCTGCACATCAAGACCAACCTGCCGAACAAGTAGTTCGGCAGACGCTGTGGAGCAGGGTGGGCAAAGCGGCCGCCGTGAGGCGGCTGTGTGCCCACCGTCCATCGGTGCGTTACGCGGCGAGACGGGTGGGCACGGCGCCACTGCGATCGCGCGCGAGGCGAGAGTTCTGCAGCGCCTTGGCCCGCCCTACGGGACCGCGCCGCTCGCAGCTTCCAGCCGCGCCAAACTCGATTGGCAGCGGCCGAGCCGTAACGGCCGCGTTGCGGGACCGCGGTATGTCATCCCTGGACCTCCACCGAGTCGGTCCGCTGTCGTCACGGTTCCGTCGCCACCACGCCGATTTTGCCTAGTCGACTTCTCCCGCTGGGGCACGGGGAGGAGGAGACATGGCGTCGACCCGCCATGGACGGGCATTCGGCCTCGATAACGAGGCCGGCGTGGCCCGGCCGCACCCGCGCGTTGATCACGCAGCGTCTGCTGCTGCGCTCGTCCGCTGGATCATCGTCGCGCTGTCGGCCGCGTCGCTCGCGGCCTGCGCGCGGTCGCCGGAGGTGTCCGCCCGACCTGATGCAGGCACGCCGGGCAATCAGGCCGCGCTCACACAGCAGGCTCCATCGCCGCCCACGCTTCAAGCGAGCCCGTCGCCTCAGGCCACGGTTGCGCCTGCGCCACCTCCCAAGCCCCGCCGGCCGCATTACGTGCCGCGCGGCGTCGCCAGCTACTACACGGCGCCGCAGCCGACCGCGAACGGCGAGGTGTTCGACACCACCGCCATGACCGCCGCGCATCGCAGCCTGCCGTTCGGCACGCGGCTGCGCGTCACGCGGCTGGACAACGGGCAGTCGGTGACGGTGCGGATCAACGATCGCGGCCCCTATATCGACGGTCGCGTGGTCGACCTGTCCTATGCCGCGGCCGCCAAGCTTGGCATGGTGGAGACGGGCCTCGCCGACGTCCGGCTCAGCGTGGTGCATTGGCCGAAGCCGCGACCGCACAAGCCGCCGGCGCAGCAGGCCGCGCCCGCCAATGCCCGGCCATTGCCACGCCCCGCGCCGACGCGGCTGACGCTGCTGCGGTTGCCAAACGGGACGGCTCAGATCAGTCGCTGATATCGTCAGGCGGATTGTTCCGCACACTCCGCTGCCGTCTTGCGCCGAGCCATGGCGCGCGCCCGGCCGCCTCCCGCAATGCCGGGCATCGCTTGCCGGCGATGTCTCTCCAGCGCAAGGTGACCCGGCCGTCCTGGGTCCCATGCATTCTATCTTCTCGCGTCAGCGCTGGTTAAGGCTGCACGTATCTTCATCCCGGGACCTGCGAGCACGACCGGGCGCATCAGAGCATCGCAGCAATTCCTCACTCGGCATCCAGGCTGGCTGCCCAACAAGCCGGCAACTGCTTGATTCCGAGTACTAATCGATGAAGGGTTGTTAGTCCGGGGTTTTTCAAGGACGAAGCTCGAACCAGCGCACAACGTTGGGAGAAGCAAATTTATCGAGATACCGCGCGGATTAATAGCGGTGTCAGGCAACCTATCCTTAATAGGACCCTGTCTGAATGATGGAGTGAATAGCCAACCAATCAGAAGAAGACGGATAATCAAATGACCGTTCGCTGGTGTGTGCTCCTTCTCGGAACCTGCGTCTTTGTCCCTACGGCCTCCGCTCTCCCCATTTCCCCCGATGTCGTTCGTGATCTCGCTTCCCGCGTCGGCCCGGTCGTCGGTCAGGCCGCGACCTGCCCGACCATTGCGCAGGGGCGCGTCCAGACCATCATCGACCAGTTCGGCGAGGTGATCCGGCAGGCCGCTTCGAACAACGGCGAGCGCGATCCGCTCATCCGCAGCTTCAACAGCTACATCGCCGAGGGGCGCGGCCGGATCGCGTCCTCACAGGTGAACTGTCAGACCGCAGAACGCCAATTGGCAGAGCTCGAGCGGTCGCTGACTCAGCAGCAGCCATCGGCACCCACGCTGTCGTTCGCGCTGGGGCCCTCGACCGCGGCGGCGGCGACGCAGCCCACGGCCAACCTTCCGCCCGCCCTTCCGCACGGCGTCAGCGACACCGAGATCCGTTTCGGCACCGTCATCCCGTTTTCGGGCGTCCGCAAGGAGCCCGCGCGCCAGATGAAGCTCGGCATCGAGACGGCGTTCAACCGCG encodes:
- a CDS encoding septal ring lytic transglycosylase RlpA family protein, encoding MASTRHGRAFGLDNEAGVARPHPRVDHAASAAALVRWIIVALSAASLAACARSPEVSARPDAGTPGNQAALTQQAPSPPTLQASPSPQATVAPAPPPKPRRPHYVPRGVASYYTAPQPTANGEVFDTTAMTAAHRSLPFGTRLRVTRLDNGQSVTVRINDRGPYIDGRVVDLSYAAAAKLGMVETGLADVRLSVVHWPKPRPHKPPAQQAAPANARPLPRPAPTRLTLLRLPNGTAQISR